The Chiloscyllium plagiosum isolate BGI_BamShark_2017 chromosome 42, ASM401019v2, whole genome shotgun sequence genome contains a region encoding:
- the LOC122543163 gene encoding protein phosphatase 1 regulatory subunit 3C-like, with translation MPVDIATRLCLGHSPPPLGTIPSPCVEGRRGVRLRCLGAGPLRPCLNGRTSGRSSDTSSSKEEKKKKVVFADTRGFSLTAVRLFSEMEDELSELQFELSDLAAPRPTEGVSLGQKPTPGLGLCLGLGLQPGLGLHPGLEPSPGLGLRPDFTQPSADLAAFHQRLQRDSVCLESCTVQGDHIRGTVQVRNLAYEKRVAVRVTFDAWQSFRDIPCDYVRPEERETATGGRGVGGDAFSFRVELPERTKPLALVELCLSFQCGSLTFWDNNQGRNYRFSSLGRVAGGDTSREDRPSPYDDRGKTLEGDLEQFGSPRSVNAIFSQWQSWGWLDADCCW, from the coding sequence ATGCCAGTCGACATTGCCACCCGCCTGTGCCTAGGCCACTCTCCACCACCGCTGGGCACTATCCCATCTCCATGTGTGGAGGGTCGGAGGGGAGTCAGGCTGCGTTGCCTGGGTGCGGGCCCACTGCGGCCATGCCTGAACGGGAGGACGAGTGGCCGGAGCTCGGATACCAGCAGCAGCAAGGAGGAGAAGAAAAAGAAGGTGGTGTTTGCCGACACCAGGGGGTTCTCGCTGACTGCCGTGCGCCTCTTCTCCGAGATGGAGGATGAGCTGTCGGAGCTCCAGTTCGAGCTGTCTGATCTGGCAGCGCCACGGCCTACCGAGGGGGTGAGCCTGGGGCAGAAGCCAACTCCAGGCCTCGGCTTGTGCCTGGGGCTGGGCCTGCAGCCGGGCCTCGGCTTACACCCGGGCCTGGAGCCAAGCCCGGGCCTAGGCCTCAGGCCGGACTTTACCCAGCCCTCGGCCGACCTCGCTGCCTTCCATCAGCGCCTGCAGCGGGACTCGGTCTGCCTGGAGAGCTGCACGGTCCAGGGGGACCACATCCGGGGGACGGTGCAGGTCCGGAACCTGGCCTACGAGAAGCGGGTGGCGGTGCGGGTCACCTTCGACGCCTGGCAGAGCTTCCGCGACATACCGTGTGACTACGTGCGGCCCGAGGAGAGGGAGACGGCGACAGGAGGACGAGGAGTCGGGGGAGATGCCTTCTCGTTCCGGGTGGAACTGCCTGAACGAACCAAGCCCCTGGCCTTGGTGGAGTTGTGCCTCTCCTTCCAGTGCGGCTCCCTCACCTTCTGGGACAACAACCAGGGTCGGAATTACCGGTTCAGCTCTCTGGGCCGCGTCGCCGGGGGCGATACCAGCCGAGAGGACCGTCCGTCCCCATATGACGACCGGGGCAAGACTCTGGAAGGGGATCTTGAACAATTTGGAAGCCCGCGCTCGGTCAACGCCATCTTCTCCCAGTGGCAGAGCTGGGGCTGGTTGGATGCTGACTGCTGTTGGTAA